A window from Triticum aestivum cultivar Chinese Spring chromosome 6D, IWGSC CS RefSeq v2.1, whole genome shotgun sequence encodes these proteins:
- the LOC123141984 gene encoding protein PELOTA 1-like, whose translation MKLVGKSGKSVARDGPGSVKLLPEVDDDLWDAYNLIAAGDAVEAVTVRKITKSWGRTSERVKLTLEIAVESTDYDKEGSVLRVRGKNLSKNEHVQIGQYHTLEIELRRPFLLRKEAWDWPALDTIRKSCDETGANADLAVLLMQEGLAHLFLVGRSVTATRARVEVPIPRKHSSGAVAAYDTALKDFFHRVLDAFVKHVDFDLVHCVVIASPGFTKDQFRDYMLLEAARRGELRAITEHKARIVLAPAPSGYPHSLKDVLATPTVMSLIKDTRAAQEVPALQEFFAMITKDSARACYGPKHVEVAHERLAIQTLLPTDTWFRNPDVAARRKCVDLAESVKKIGGNVRVLSSMHVSGNQLEQLTGIAAVLRFPMPDLDDIEM comes from the coding sequence ATGAAGCTCGTCGGAAAAAGCGGCAAAAGCGTCGCCCGCGACGGGCCCGGCTCCGTCAAGCTGCTGCCGGAGGTGGATGACGACCTGTGGGACGCGTACAACCTCATCGCCGCCGGCGACGCCGTCGAGGCCGTCACGGTCCGGAAGATCACCAAGTCCTGGGGCCGCACCTCGGAGCGCGTCAAGCTGACGCTGGAGATCGCGGTCGAGTCCACGGATTACGACAAGGAAGGGTCCGTCCTGCGCGTCCGCGGCAAGAACCTCTCCAAGAACGAGCACGTCCAGATCGGCCAGTACCACACCCTGGAGATCGAGCTGCGGAGGCCCTTCCTCCTCCGCAAGGAGGCCTGGGACTGGCCGGCGCTCGACACCATCCGCAAGTCCTGCGACGAGACCGGGGCCAAcgccgacctcgccgtgctcctcATGCAGGAAGGGCTCGCCCACCTGTTTCTCGTCGGGAGGAGCGTCACGGCCACCAGAGCCCGCGTCGAGGTGCCCATCCCCAGGAAGCACAGCTCCGGGGCCGTCGCCGCGTACGACACCGCCCTCAAGGACTTCTTCCACCGCGTCCTGGACGCCTTCGTCAAGCACGTCGACTTTGACCTCGTCCACTGCGTGGTGATCGCGAGCCCGGGCTTCACCAAGGACCAGTTCCGCGACTACATGCTCCTGGAGGCCGCGCGGCGAGGGGAGCTGCGAGCCATCACGGAGCACAAGGCGCGCATCGTGCTCGCGCCCGCTCCCTCGGGTTACCCGCACAGCCTCAAGGACGTCCTGGCCACCCCGACCGTCATGTCGCTGATAAAGGACACGAGGGCGGCACAAGAGGTACCGGCATTGCAGGAGTTCTTCGCCatgatcaccaaggactcggcgcGGGCTTGCTACGGGCCCAAGCACGTCGAGGTCGCGCATGAACGTTTGGCCATCCAGACTCTCCTGCCCACGGACACTTGGTTCCGGAACCCCGACGTTGCTGCTAGGCGCAAGTGCGTCGATTTGGCCGAATCGGTGAAGAAGATCGGTGGCAATGTGCGCGTCCTTTCTTCCATGCATGTCTCCGGCAATCAGCTGGAGCAGCTCACGGGGATAGCTGCTGTTCTTCGTTTTCCCATGCCTGATTTGGACGACATCGAGATGTGA